In the Leishmania donovani BPK282A1 complete genome, chromosome 31 genome, one interval contains:
- a CDS encoding sodium stibogluconate resistance protein, putative: MGNRQSSVPLEGEGHPEVFYRGVKAAQEGRFTVSEVYFVQALTRHPGRHFWDTFTKAVLQKERSAGFEGGGASLPKDGVQEDVDAGPAADGPLGPCNDVQPQTVLGGSVPDKADELPGSGDRGDGGDSAEQADARTNGAQSVHDTKVVDVFLPLDGGLTDVMDYYRLLADIGHTYLQLIPSTAHMEKVTGLAARYCIFTITHTQMLLHCLTLWKEAKLGDGGGFIDYAKVRNLKICSGVAELSAELNPDSHSSNKGKQKWRTIDRTASLLFTLQLLEANCRYYCLVFLADYCGLLLRSYSRLTDQRKVNRVHANIVEHLDMVSRLVLGLAGEYPNEYLSRLIMASLPKPSNFDRECLSSMGASSHMSSQKILSFGNDQHRHLYASGYPWSPTESALIPLILARNVRLNVQENVSRHSQAQLRSPAERMSYHYTKWNFASDLVILPGCSLYMLKKSLPEFVPGKSTFAHYATMAEHEELHLPGAAADAHWQRGSAAVHVPGDGGGAAPGSHRNPPISEGSAGAEKREALTKKCEERLIKKRRYINADLHLSDERTCVALCLEEACAIALPAVFLXXXXXXXXXXXXXXXXXXXXXXXXXXXXXXXXXXXXXXXXXXXXXXXXXXXXXXXXXXXXXXXXXXXXXXXXXXXXXXXXXXXXXXXXXXXXXXXXXXXXXXXXXXXXXXXXXXXXXXXXXXXXXXXXXXXXXXXXXXXXXXXXXXXXXXXXXXXXXXXXXXXXXXXXXXXXXXXXXXXXXXXXXXXXXXXXXXXXXXXXXXXXXXXXXXXXXXXXXXXXXXXXXXXXXXXXXXXXXXXXXXXXXXXXXXXXXXXXXXXXXXXXXXXXXXXXXXXXXXXXXXXXXXXXXXXXXXXXXXXXXXXXXXXXXXXXXXXXXXXXXXXXXXXXXXXXXXXXXXXXXXXXXXXXXXXXXXXXXXXXXXXXXXXXXXXXXXXXXXXXXXXXXXXXXXXXXXXXXXXXXXXXXXXXXXXXXXXXXXXXXXXXXXXXXXXXXXXXXXXXXXXXXXXXXXXXXXXXXXXXXXXXXXXXXXXXXXXXXXXXXXXXXXXXXXXXXXXXXXXXXXXXXXXXXXXXXXXXXXXXXXXXXXXXXXXXXXXXXXXXXXXXXXXXXXXXXXXXXXXXXXXXXXXXXXXXXXXXXXXXXXXXXXXXXXXXXXXXXXXXXXXXXXXXXXXXXXXXXXXXXXXXXXXXXXXXXXXXXXXXXXXXXXXXXXXXXXXXXXXXXXXXXXXXXXXXXXXXXXXXXXXXXXXXXXXXXXXXXXXXXXXXXXXXXXXXXXXXXXXXXXXXXXXXXXXXXXXXXXXXXXXXXXXXXXXXXXLVAEREWRDMSGCCHGPHRLPSHAMADRTKGEVFLFSSAGGWGCFFGYCRVAGTCGSVSFAKSSVSVCARCRGLYCVRLLELSASNVFGFDDARADEPPCVFSIAQGYCLSFCDGGCSASAHSVSVVVSMSIAMRHMHELTCKQANWLDDNTPTHTHDSLALCAVRVFLSLASFFFFVGSWKSIIFHLTSTCWNGYKWFLLPSSLNYLSPSSPCNPPSPLLSLTGV; encoded by the coding sequence ATGGGCAACAGGCAGTCCTCGGTGCCCTTGGAGGGCGAAGGGCACCCGGAGGTGTTTTACCGCGGCGTGAAGGCCGCGCAAGAAGGCCGCTTCACCGTGTCGGAGGTGTACTTTGTGCAGGCGCTGACACGGCACCCCGGGCGGCACTTCTGGGACACGTTCACaaaggcggtgctgcagaaggagcgcagcgctggtttcgagggcggcggcgcgtcgctgccgaagGACGGTGTGCAGGAGGATGTCGACGCAGGCCCGGCCGCTGACGGCCCGCTGGGCCCGTGCAACGATGTGCAGCCGCAGACCGTGCTTGGGGGTAGTGTGCCGGACAAGGCAGACGAGCTGCCGGGCAGCGGTGACAggggcgatggcggcgactcTGCGGAGCAGGCGGACGCAAGGACGAACGGTGCACAGTCCGTGCACGACACCAAGGTAGTTGACGTCTTCCTGCCGCTTGACGGGGGCCTGACTGATGTCATGGACTACTATCGGTTGCTCGCTGATATTGGGCACACGTACCTACAGCTGATCCCCTCCACAGCACATATGGAGAAGGTCACCGGGCTCGCCGCGCGCTACTGCATCTTCACCATCACCCACACTcagatgctgctgcactgcctGACGCTGTGGAAGGAGGCCAAgctcggcgacggtggcggcttTATCGACTACGCGAAGGTGCGCAACCTGAAGATCTGCTCGGGTGTCGCGGAGCTCTCTGCGGAGCTGAACCCTGACTCGCACAGCTCCAATAAAGGGAAGCAGAAGTGGCGCACGATCGATCGCACAGCGTCGCTGCTTTTCACTCttcagctgctggaggcgaaCTGCCGCTACTACTGTCTTGTCTTTCTTGCCGACTACTGTGGTCTTTTGCTGCGGAGCTACAGTCGCCTGACGGATCAGAGGAAGGTGAATCGCGTTCACGCCAACATTGTGGAGCACCTGGACATGGTGAGCCGGCTGGTCTTGGGCCTCGCGGGGGAGTACCCGAACGAGTACCTGAGCCGGCTGATCATGGCGAGCCTGCCGAAGCCGTCGAACTTCGACCGCGAGTGTCTGAGCTCGATGGGCGCCAGCTCCCACATGAGTAGCCAGAAGATTCTCTCCTTTGGCAACGatcagcaccgccacctgTACGCCTCCGGCTACCCGTGGTCGCCTACGGAGTCTGCGCTGATTCCGCTGATCCTGGCTCGCAATGTTCGGCTGAATGTTCAGGAGAACGTGAGCCGTCAttcgcaggcgcagctgcgctcccCCGCAGAGCGCATGAGTTACCACTACACGAAGTGGAACTTCGCTAGTGACCTTGTGATCTTACCCGGGTGCAGCCTGTACATGCTGAAGAAGTCGCTGCCGGAGTTTGTGCCCGGAAAGAGCACTTTTGCGCACTATGCTACCATGGCGGAGCATGAGGAGCTTCACCTGCCCGGGGCAGCTGCAGATGCCCACTGGCAGAGGGGCAGTGCTGCGGTGCATGTGCCAGgggacggcggtggcgcagcgcccgGCTCACACCGGAACCCCCCGATATCGGagggcagcgctggtgctgagAAGCGGGAGGCTCTTACGAAGAAGTGCGAGGAGAGGCTCATCAAGAAACGGCGGTACATCAATGCAGACCTCCACCTCAGCGATGAGCGTACGTGCGTCGCCCTTTGCTTGGAGGAGGCATGCGCTATCGCTCTTCCGGCAGTGTTTCTTTNNNNNNNNNNNNNNNNNNNNNNNNNNNNNNNNNNNNNNNNNNNNNNNNNNNNNNNNNNNNNNNNNNNNNNNNNNNNNNNNNNNNNNNNNNNNNNNNNNNNNNNNNNNNNNNNNNNNNNNNNNNNNNNNNNNNNNNNNNNNNNNNNNNNNNNNNNNNNNNNNNNNNNNNNNNNNNNNNNNNNNNNNNNNNNNNNNNNNNNNNNNNNNNNNNNNNNNNNNNNNNNNNNNNNNNNNNNNNNNNNNNNNNNNNNNNNNNNNNNNNNNNNNNNNNNNNNNNNNNNNNNNNNNNNNNNNNNNNNNNNNNNNNNNNNNNNNNNNNNNNNNNNNNNNNNNNNNNNNNNNNNNNNNNNNNNNNNNNNNNNNNNNNNNNNNNNNNNNNNNNNNNNNNNNNNNNNNNNNNNNNNNNNNNNNNNNNNNNNNNNNNNNNNNNNNNNNNNNNNNNNNNNNNNNNNNNNNNNNNNNNNNNNNNNNNNNNNNNNNNNNNNNNNNNNNNNNNNNNNNNNNNNNNNNNNNNNNNNNNNNNNNNNNNNNNNNNNNNNNNNNNNNNNNNNNNNNNNNNNNNNNNNNNNNNNNNNNNNNNNNNNNNNNNNNNNNNNNNNNNNNNNNNNNNNNNNNNNNNNNNNNNNNNNNNNNNNNNNNNNNNNNNNNNNNNNNNNNNNNNNNNNNNNNNNNNNNNNNNNNNNNNNNNNNNNNNNNNNNNNNNNNNNNNNNNNNNNNNNNNNNNNNNNNNNNNNNNNNNNNNNNNNNNNNNNNNNNNNNNNNNNNNNNNNNNNNNNNNNNNNNNNNNNNNNNNNNNNNNNNNNNNNNNNNNNNNNNNNNNNNNNNNNNNNNNNNNNNNNNNNNNNNNNNNNNNNNNNNNNNNNNNNNNNNNNNNNNNNNNNNNNNNNNNNNNNNNNNNNNNNNNNNNNNNNNNNNNNNNNNNNNNNNNNNNNNNNNNNNNNNNNNNNNNNNNNNNNNNNNNNNNNNNNNNNNNNNNNNNNNNNNNNNNNNNNNNNNNNNNNNNNNNNNNNNNNNNNNNNNNNNNNNNNNNNNNNNNNNNNNNNNNNNNNNNNNNNNNNNNNNNNNNNNNNNNNNNNNNNNNNNNNNNNNNNNNNNNNNNNNNNNNNNNNNNNNNNNNNNNNNNNNNNNNNNNNNNNNNNNNNNNNNNNNNNNNNNNNNNNNNNNNNNNNNNNNNNNNNNNNNNNNNNNNNNNNNNNNNNNNNNNNNNNNNNNNNNNNNNNNNNNNNNNNNNNNNNNNNNNNNNNNNNNNNNNNNNNNNNNNNNNNNNNNNNNNNNNNNNNNNNNNNNNNNNNNNNNNNNNNNNNNNNNNNNNNNNNNNNNNNNNNNNNNNNNNNNNNNNNNNNNNNNNNNNNNNNNNNNNNNNNNNNNNNNNNNNNNNNNNNNNNNNNNNNNNNNNNNNNNNNNNNNNNNNNNNNNNNNNNNNNNNNNNNNNNNNNNNNNNNNNNNNNNNNNNNNNNNNNNNNNNNNNNNNNNNNNNNNNNNNNNNNNNNNNNNNNNNNNNNNNNNNNNNNNNNNNNNNNNNNNNNNNNNNNNNNNNNNNNNNNNNNNNNNNNNNNNNNNNNNNNNNNNNNNNNNNNNNNNNNNNNNNNNNNNNNNNNNNNNNNNNNNNNNNNNNNNNNNNNNNNNNNNNNNNNNNNNNNNNNNNNNNNNNNNNNNNNNNNNNNNNNNNNNNNNNNNNNNNNNNNNNNNNNNNNNNNNNNNNNNNNNNNNNNNNNNNNNNNNNNNNNNNNNNNNNNNNNNNNNNNNNNNNNNNNNNNNNNNNNNNNNNNNNNNNNNNNNNNNNNNNNNNNNNNNNNNNNNNNNNNNNNNNNNNNNNNNNNNNNNNNNNNNNNNNNNNNNNNNNNNNNNNNNNNNNNNNNNNNNNNNNNNNNNNNNNNNNNNNNNNNNNNNNNNNNNNNNNNNNNNNNNNNNNNNNNNNNNNNNNNNNNNNNNNNNNNNNNNNNNNNNNNNNNNNNNNNNNNNNNNNNNNNNNNNNNNNNNNNNNNNNNNNNNNNNNNNNNNNNNNNNNNNNNNNNNNNNNNNNNNNNNNNNNNNNNNNNNNNNNNNNNNNNNNNNNNNNNNNNNNNNNNNNNNNNNNNNNNNNNNNNNNNNNNNNNNNNNNNNNNNNNNNNNNNNNNNNNNNNNNNNNNNNNNNNNNNNNNNNNNNNNNNNNNNNNNNNNNNNNNNNNNNNNNNNNNNNNNNNNNNNNNNNNNNNNNNNNNNNNNNNNNNNNNNNNNNNNNNNNNNNNNNNNNNNNNNNNNNNNNNNNNNNNNNNNNNNNTTCTCGTTGCGGAGCGTGAGTGGCGCGACATGAGCGGCTGTTGCCACGGGCCTCACCGTCTCCCTTCCCATGCCATGGCGGACCGAACTAAAGGAGAAgtttttttgttctcttcTGCTGGTGGCTGGGGTTGCTTTTTTGGTTACTGTCGCGTTGCGGGTACGTGTGGATCAGTGTCGTTTGCGAAAAGCTCCGTTTCTGTGTGCGCACGATGTCGTGGTTTGTATTGTGTGCGCCTGTTAGAACTCTCCGCCTCAAACGTTTTTGGGTTCGACGATGCTCGTGCTGATGAACCGCCTTGTGTTTTTTCTATAGCGCAGGGCTAttgtctctctttttgtgaTGGCGGCTGTTCTGCTTCGGCGCACTCGGTCAGTGTGGTCGTGTCTATGTCAATCGCCATGCGACATATGCACGAGTTGACCTGTAAACAAGCAAATTGGTTAGATGACaacacaccgacacacacgcacgatTCCTTGGCTCTTTGTGCAGTGCGCGTCTTTTTATCATTGGcatccttctttttttttgttggaAGTTGGAAGAGTATTATTTTTCATTTGACTTCGACGTGTTGGAATGGCTATAAATGGTTCCtgctcccctcttctcttaACTAcctttccccttcctctccatGCAaccctccctcgcccctctTGTCGCTCACTGGAGTTTAA
- a CDS encoding polyubiquitin, with product CTLLAEYAGSVQVWCCATADVFELRRREPPDVSMGFRAFAIGYAPSFSCLVPFSRRHASSLLSVAAIACGHVPSTVTSP from the coding sequence TGCACGCTCCTCGCCGAGTACGCAGGCAGTGTGCAGGTCTGGTGCTGTGCCACTGCGGACGTCTTTGAATTGCGAAGGCGTGAACCACCAGATGTATCGATGGGATTCCGCGCATTTGCAATCGGTTACGCGCCCTCCTTCTCGTGCCTGGTGCCTTTCTCACGACGCCATGCGTCCTCTCTTTTGAGTGTTGCGGCCATCGCTTGTGGCCATGTGCCGAGCACTGTTACGTCTCCATAG